A stretch of Geomonas oryzisoli DNA encodes these proteins:
- a CDS encoding sigma 54-interacting transcriptional regulator — translation MNTSLNPAEFIGFPSSGELRSDAFYQAMVNAVDVGILAVNTSGMVILANRAVRESFGAFQGVHLNDVLPDLWPKVAQRLLGHARNTEISVRGIESNFLVRVSPMLLDQEQVGAVCVFVESTELEEMAKQMEFYQGLTRELDTIIDSSSDGLWICDADANVVRINPASERINNVQAKDVVGRNMRDLINARVFDRSATLEVLRTHGRVNLLQQREGRKLITTAAPVFDSAGRITRVVVSERDITEIDNLQRELEDQEAIRDQYRNQMLEMQQEQQLENQQIIARSPAMLKALRQALKVAKVESTVLILGPSGVGKGLFADLIHKNSERANKPLIKINCGAIPESLIESELFGYDKGAFTGAQTGGKPGYFELADGGILFLDEIAELPLPSQVKLLRFMEDGTIMRLGSTRPREVKVRILAATHRNLEQMVEEGKFRLDLYYRLKVIPIHVPSLKERKECLLPLILHYIEWYAKKHKTSKRLSRAACDTLLGYPFPGNVRELMNLCERLVVMTESEVISLQDLPADVAKGDTSEATAPAQWPESMTLPQVIESTERALLAHAIKSHGCQADLAEALGVSQPTIARKLKRYGLAC, via the coding sequence GTGAACACCTCACTGAACCCAGCGGAATTCATAGGATTTCCCAGCAGCGGCGAGCTGCGCTCGGACGCCTTCTACCAGGCCATGGTGAACGCGGTCGATGTCGGCATCCTGGCCGTTAACACCTCGGGCATGGTGATCCTGGCCAACCGGGCTGTCCGGGAAAGCTTCGGCGCCTTCCAGGGGGTGCACCTGAACGACGTACTCCCCGACCTGTGGCCCAAGGTGGCGCAGAGGCTTCTGGGGCACGCGCGCAACACCGAGATCTCCGTGCGCGGCATCGAGTCCAACTTCCTGGTGCGGGTGAGCCCTATGCTGCTGGACCAGGAGCAGGTAGGTGCGGTCTGCGTCTTCGTCGAGAGCACCGAGCTCGAAGAGATGGCCAAGCAGATGGAGTTTTACCAGGGACTTACCCGCGAACTGGACACCATCATCGATTCATCCTCGGACGGCCTGTGGATCTGCGACGCCGACGCCAATGTGGTGCGCATAAACCCCGCCTCGGAGCGGATCAACAACGTCCAGGCTAAGGACGTGGTCGGCCGCAACATGCGTGACCTCATCAACGCCCGCGTCTTCGACCGCTCCGCCACCCTCGAGGTGCTGAGGACACACGGGCGGGTGAACCTCTTGCAACAGCGCGAGGGACGCAAGCTGATCACCACGGCGGCCCCGGTCTTCGACTCTGCCGGCCGCATCACCCGGGTCGTGGTAAGCGAGCGGGATATCACCGAAATCGACAACCTGCAGCGCGAACTGGAGGACCAGGAGGCGATCCGGGACCAGTACCGCAACCAAATGCTGGAAATGCAGCAGGAACAGCAGCTGGAGAACCAGCAGATCATCGCCCGCAGCCCCGCCATGCTCAAGGCGTTGCGCCAGGCGCTCAAGGTCGCCAAGGTGGAGTCGACCGTGCTGATCCTGGGCCCTTCCGGCGTGGGCAAGGGGCTCTTCGCCGACCTGATCCACAAGAACTCGGAGCGCGCCAACAAGCCGCTCATCAAGATTAACTGCGGCGCCATCCCCGAATCCCTCATAGAATCCGAACTTTTCGGCTACGACAAGGGCGCCTTCACCGGCGCTCAGACCGGCGGCAAGCCTGGCTACTTCGAGCTCGCCGACGGCGGCATCCTGTTCCTCGACGAGATCGCCGAGCTGCCGCTCCCCTCCCAGGTGAAGCTTCTGCGCTTCATGGAGGACGGCACCATCATGCGCCTGGGGAGCACCCGCCCCCGCGAGGTGAAAGTGCGCATCCTCGCCGCAACCCACCGTAACCTCGAGCAAATGGTCGAGGAAGGAAAGTTCCGCCTCGACCTGTACTACCGCCTCAAGGTCATACCGATCCACGTCCCTTCCCTCAAGGAGCGCAAGGAATGCCTGCTCCCCCTCATCCTGCACTACATCGAGTGGTACGCAAAGAAGCACAAGACCAGTAAACGCCTCTCCCGCGCGGCCTGCGACACCCTCCTGGGCTATCCCTTCCCCGGCAACGTGCGGGAACTGATGAACCTGTGCGAGCGGCTGGTGGTCATGACCGAGTCCGAGGTGATCAGCCTGCAGGACCTCCCGGCCGACGTGGCCAAGGGCGACACCAGCGAGGCGACCGCCCCGGCGCAGTGGCCGGAGAGCATGACCCTGCCGCAAGTCATTGAAAGTACGGAGCGTGCGCTGCTGGCCCACGCCATCAAATCCCATGGCTGCCAGGCCGACCTGGCCGAGGCGCTCGGCGTGAGCCAGCCGACCATTGCGCGCAAATTAAAACGCTACGGGCTCGCCTGCTGA